GTCACCCAGTTTCTTTATGTCTAAACGTGGGTGGTGAATTCCAAAGCGGCAAGATACGTGTTGGATTCGTTAAGTTTCAACATGCAGTAACAGAGCTGATATACAGATTTTATTTGTGTAACCACGATTGAAAATTAATTGAATGCTAAGCTTTTGCCTATCTTTGTGTAAAACGTTCATTTCGGATGGCCAGGGAGTAATAACACTGCTTATTCTTAATCAATGTTGCTAATGGCACATGTCGAGATCTGTTTTgatatgtcccccccccccccccccccccccaccttttTTTGAATTTGTAGATATTTCATAAATGGTTCATGCCGGTATGGCACAACATGCAACTATCGACACGAGTATCCCACTGCACTGTCATCCCAAATATGTAGGTATTTTCAGAAAGGTGGATGCTGGTATGGTGAACACTGCAGGTAATAAAACAATGCTGTTTGATCAATTGTACCATAAAGAAGAACGTGATGTGCATTTCTGAGTAATGGTTTTGTTTCTTGACAAGGTATATCCACCTGCCTCAACCTGAAAGTCATGGGGATGGTGGCGGTCGAAGAGTAACTGCTCAAactgtctcctcctcctcttctcccTCCTCATCCTCTTCCTCATCTTCTATCTCCTCCATGGTCCAACCTCCTGCTGACCGAAGGGGGTCAGTGATGTCTGAGATGACGTCGAGGCGGGAACGCCACACTTCAAACACTGGGAACCTTCAAGCGGAGGAACAATTCCAATGTAATTTGTTGCCATTCAGCATTAAGTGTATCCAGACAGATTTTCACCTCTTCCCTTTTTAAACATTTCTGCAGATGCTTCTTACCAAAGATCACCTAAGAACTCAGAATGGGCATCTGCAAGTGATGGCAAAGAGGTTTGTGTGTGCTTTATTTGTGATTTAAAGTTGACCCCAATAGGTTAGAGTTGATGTTTAAAatcaaagtttcgttgtacttttgcaatgacaataaatacctacctacctatgttAAAAGTCATTTGGACAGGAGGCCCCAACCAATTCCACTGAAGACGTGGGTGCTGCTGCTGCGGCCTCGAGTTCCAGCAGGACATCAGAGGCTTTCCTCAAGAGTCGAGACGTCATCTGTGGTATTTGCATGGACAAGGTGTATGAAAAGATGGATCCAAGAAACCAGATGTTTGGAATCTTGCCCAACTGTACCCATGCCTTCTGCCTACAATGCATTATGACATGGAGAAAAACGAAGGACCTCGGGCAGGAAGTCGTGAAGTAGGTATTGTAGGTGTACCTTTTTTGAAAAACCCCTTTCACAAGTTTAACAGATTTGTGTTGTCTGCTTTAGAACCTGTCCACAATGCAGGGTGAGATCCCCCTTTTACGTGCCCAACAAATACTGGGTTGAAGGCCAGGCCAAGGAAAGTCTTATAGCTGACTTCAAAGACAAATTCAGGTAAGCTGAAACATTTTGACTCCATGATTGGAAACGAGAGGGCATGTGGCACTGTAAGTCTACCCTCATAAAATAGACAGTTGAGGAAAATGCATAAAGCGTAATGTTATAAGACTTCCTCCTttattattcaaatttgaactttacggtACATATAAGAATGaagttttgttgcattagctcgttgtagtgcaggataaaagagcaataaggtacagatataaatagattacgGTACAGATTAATATATtgcacgtttatggatgtatgttatattgtctttatattccagcgagttaatcattttttggggggaattgaggggattatcatGATGCGtttaagagtcttacggcctgagggaagaaactgTTACAGAACCTGCAGGTTCTTTTGctgaggctgcggaacctctttctagagtccagcagtgaaaacagtctttgtttgagcaaaacaaagtcaatagtacatgataacttttaaaaaaatcaaaccctAATATCTAGGGCTGTACTATAAAAGTACAGCTGTTCTAATGAATTAAAATGTTACTAtattgcctttgaaaaataccggtacttatTTTTTAACATACAAAGCTGAGGCGCATGACGTGTCAAAAGGCATACACAGAGCGCATACAAGCCAAAGGAGTGTAGAGAGGAAGAATAGCAAAAAAACAGaatctactggttaataaagagggtgcgtgAAGTGCAATGTGGAGGTATTTGGGCTGCAAAACTATCAATAAAGGTTAtacgctttaaaggcctactgaaatgagattttcttatttaaacggggatagctggtccattctatgtgtcatacttgatcatttcgcgatattgccatatttttgctgaaaggatttagtaaagatcatccacgataaagttcgcaactttcagtgctaagagaaatgccctgcctctaccggaggtcgcagacgatgacgtcacatgttgatggctcctcacatattcacattgtttttaatgggagcctccaactaaaactgctattcggaccgagaaaacgacaattcccccattaatttaagcgaggatgaaagatttgtgtttgaggatattgatagcgacggactagaaaaaaaaaaagttaaaaaaaaacgcgattgcattgggacggattccgatgtttttaggcacatttacggttaattctggggaatccgttatctttctattgtgttgctagtgtttaagtgagttaaatagtacctgatagtcgtaggtgtatgtccacgggtgtcttgacgccaatgtctcagggaggtcgacggcagctttatgggcggcacaagctcagcttttctccggtaagaagcgactttttaccacaattttctcaccaaaacctgctggttgacattccgtcgtgattcatgtttgcttgactgcgctctgatccatggtaaagtttcacctccaggaattttaaagaaggaatcaccgtgtgtttgtgtggctaaaggctaaagcttcccaactccatctttctacagtgacttctccaatattaattgaacaaattgcaaaagattcagcaacacagatctccaaaatattgtgtaataatgccgttaaagcagacgacttttagctgtgtgtgtgcgcagcgctcatacttcctgaaaACCTGTGatgtcttgtgtacacgtcatcattacacaacgttttcaagacgaaactcccaggaaatttaaaattgtaatttagtaaactaaaaaggccttattggcatgtgttgcaaagtttatatatcaatgatgaaatattaacaatcagactgcgtggtgggtagtagtgggtttcattggGCCTTTAAAACGTGCTTCGCCCAAGGTTAGCATTACAGTATTGAGGCAAAGGTGGCATCCAGATCTACACGAGtttaaagagtgacaggtaatatAATTATCTCACGTCCCTGCTGTGCACATACAGATACGTAGACGCATGCACAGATGTTTGGCTTGTTGCCAATCAGCGCAGTCCAAACCGCTCATCAGAATCAgagatactttattaatccctgaggggaaattacaattttcagcacaatctcattcaagatcagacaaacattacagggggacagaacaggatcgctgacgggtctgccaacttctggcgccccttacaaaaaggtgagatacaggtaaacaagtgaagggggaatgggagaaaatattaaaataaaataaaattaaatcagtctaagcctggcccctggagaggaggtccagactgaggccaagggaaataTAACAAATCTTATAGCCATAGTAGACATTTCATCTAAGGTAAATTATTTTGGACAGTCAGGTAAAATGACTGAATTACTTGCTACATGTCTTATCTGTGTAGTTTTAGCCATAGTATAGTTTTTAGTATTATGATTGTATTTTTCTCAAAGCCAAACCAAGAGTGACAACCATGAATCATGAAGCATTTTTGTCAGTAAAGCTTTATATTCTATTTTAACCTAATTGTAGACTACGACAGGCTATATGTATACGTAAAATTGTAAATTTTGTGTATTTAATGTCTATTTTAATCTCCCAAAATGATTTGAGTGCAAGAGAACATGTTTAATGTAGCATAACCAAGCCagtatgacattttttgtggtccgctATGTTTTGTAATGTATGGC
The DNA window shown above is from Nerophis ophidion isolate RoL-2023_Sa linkage group LG06, RoL_Noph_v1.0, whole genome shotgun sequence and carries:
- the mkrn4 gene encoding makorin, ring finger protein, 4; the encoded protein is MHSSKSSTNTHTRAHAHAHTHTHTRREDSAMDRSSSNRSGAICRYFINGSCRYGTTCNYRHEYPTALSSQICRYFQKGGCWYGEHCRYIHLPQPESHGDGGGRRVTAQTVSSSSSPSSSSSSSSISSMVQPPADRRGSVMSEMTSRRERHTSNTGNLQAEEQFQYASYQRSPKNSEWASASDGKESFGQEAPTNSTEDVGAAAAASSSSRTSEAFLKSRDVICGICMDKVYEKMDPRNQMFGILPNCTHAFCLQCIMTWRKTKDLGQEVVKTCPQCRVRSPFYVPNKYWVEGQAKESLIADFKDKFSKRSCTYYARYKCCPFKSECLYRHDKSARRSSFLCNTDDDDDDDDDDDDDDYDGVDLLNFFIAMTLLSADDYDDDDSDDFLFLDNYSY